In Miscanthus floridulus cultivar M001 chromosome 5, ASM1932011v1, whole genome shotgun sequence, one genomic interval encodes:
- the LOC136450818 gene encoding sister chromatid cohesion protein PDS5 homolog B-like isoform X2, translated as MPDSPELIVRAVGKRLAQPRLGKDALVKLLKQAESALSEFSQSSSLQNALHPLSKSLVQTTLLNHKDKDVKLLVAVCFIEVMRVLAPDPPFSDEILKEIFRLFISIFADLAETSSPYVTRRMKILENVAALRCSMIMLNIGCEDLILDMVKIFFSTVKHDLQRSVCQAMLSIMTQILNEKVTQPLVDVILRNLVKDDKGASHKLAFDIIENCAEKLEPIIRSFLSSCIFNKDMPVTELRRSYHKIVLEIFQCAPQILFTVIPNLTHELLSDQVDIRLEAVHLIGRLLAFSNLHFGKENKVVFIEFLRRFSDKSAEVRIAAIDAAKACYMDVSGDEAQHILSSLEGRLLDFDEKVRIRAVHTVCDLAKSNLSSSAKLVLHAAERLRDKKASVRKNVMHKLLELYRDYCEKCSKGTATVNTHYEQIPAKLIVLCFNNDIESFRPQNMELIFAEELFPSHLSPKERATHWIVFFSYFKPEHIKALNTIFSQKRRLQVEMQAYLSLRARKEEPSDEIQKKICATFRKMATSFPDTSKAEECFGNLHQMKDNNIFKDLDELINEGTTFAKGRLTRETFLKRIGQKHPIYNFSRVLSIKCLHSIFNQEMICAIFESLLSCRDELTDYVQSACDLLLVIAMVFPSLFRGSEEYLLKLFSEESVLINVKTLQMLADLAKSTHYFSTNFSNVVYPLLEQKCIEGTRAESKYAITAIASLHSSDDKKFARLFEKVITGLNDDHNVPTLLQSLGSILENSPSVYELYEREIITLFQDILSPAEVGILFISTSGQSSLDDPCCASCKRKIYCLKALVRSCLPRSTARARINNILGKLLKYEKGLFDDIALCENDHPYLKLAAGKSVLQLATRWDSHISPELFRNTLLIARDPSYNVRKSFICKLYGLLKKRAIPFRYACAFALTSTDCFRDIRTESASYLSEVLKEQRRFFVHQNRANKESIVDNPAYAVVFLIHTLAYDGTLPSNYYVDESSFPELCSPLCVMLRELVEIDSSSRTEHGPTASFVSVLSGILRGIQKAEDPTDSDITPTLHVLSKISLLIVKELDKHCKMSDSPRHILLPSSYYRLSGSERKSDECCQENFISDKLVKRILKAHEPYNHNDNTKCSVVSERVSNESAPERKACSSLNKSVGQKVGGGDKGKRNKRLASGKAVSKKKDQNTNNSLDKENVSSCGSAGTKVSSPGSLGLAKEADSGNCVSLLDNRNHPMSRCSTGETRTSKANHNNCRQTADASHFNLRECSFKKDHSKGLSEAQKHEKSLPGSLIICDIEDVEDVGDCDDNFVKAPLSNNITANLKKKGKRALEVANLQNSSDLTDVVTKDNVRRIRARKVPV; from the exons ATGCCTGACTCGCCGGAGCTAATCGTGAGGGCGGTTGGGAAGCGCCTCGCGCAGCCGCGCTTAGGCAAGGACGCCCTTGTCAAGCTCCTCAAG CAAGCTGAAAGTGCATTATCAGAGTTTAGTCAATCATCCTCTCTGCAGAATGCTCTTCATCCTCTGAGCAAATCTCTAGTCCAGACCACTTTACTCAACCATAAGGATAAGGATGTTAAACTTCTTGTTGCTGTTTGTTTTATCGAAGTTATGCGTGTCCTCGCACCAGATCCACCTTTTAGCGATGAAATACTTAAG GAAATATTTAGGCTATTTATCAGCATATTTGCAGACCTTGCTGAAACTAGCAGTCCATATGTTACTAGAAGGATGAAAATATTGGAAAATGTTGCTGCACTTAGATGTTCTATGATCATGCTCAACATTGGCTGTGAGGACTTGATTCTTGATATGGTCAAAATTTTCTTCTCCACAGTGAA GCATGATCTTCAGCGGAGTGTGTGCCAAGCTATGCTATCAATAATGACACAAATATTGAATGAGAAAGTTACTCAGCCTCTTGTGGATGTGATTTTACGCAATTTAGTAAAAGATGACAAG GGAGCATCCCACAAGCTAGCTTTTGACATCATTGAAAATTGTGCTGAAAAATTGGAGCCTATCATTCGCAGTTTTTTGTCCTCGTGCATTTTTAACAAGGATATGCCGGTTACTGAACTTAGGAGATCATATCATAAAATTGTTCTTGAAATATTCCAGTGTGCACCCCAGATCCTTTTCACTGTCATTCCAAACTTGACACATGAACTTCTT AGTGACCAAGTTGATATAAGGCTGGAGGCAGTTCACCTGATTGGGAGGCTTCTTGCCTTCTCTAATCTTCATTTTGGTAAAGAAAACAAGGTGGTTTTTATAGAATTCCTAAGGAGATTCTCTGACAAATCTGCAGAAGTTAGAATTGCTGCAATTGATGCAGCCAAAGCGTGCTACATGGATGTATCTGGGGATGAAGCACAACATATACTTT CATCACTTGAAGGGAGGTTACTAGATTTTGATGAGAAAGTGAGGATCCGAGCTGTTCACACAGTCTGTGATTTAGCCAAATCAAATCTTAGCTCTTCTGCTAAACTGGTATTACATGCAGCTGAGAGGCTACGTGACAAAAAG GCATCCGTTAGAAAAAATGTAATGCACAAGTTGCTGGAGCTGTATCGGGATTACTGTGAGAAATGCTCAAAAGGAACTGCCACAGTCAACACTCATTATGAACAAATCCCAGCTAAACTTATAGTTCTTTGTTTCAATAATGATATTGAATCCTTCAG GCCACAGAATATGGAGCTtatatttgctgaagaactctTTCCATCACATCTTTCTCCAAAAGAGAGGGCGACCCAttggattgtgttcttttcttatttcaaaCCAGAACATATTAAGGCTTTGAACACCATCTTTTCTCAGAAGAGAAG GTTACAAGTGGAGATGCAAGCATATTTATCACTTCGAGCAAGGAAG GAGGAACCATCAGATGAAATACAGAAGAAAATCTGTGCGACATTCAGAAAGATGGCAACATCCTTTCCAGATACTTCTAAAGCTGAAGAGTGCTTTGGAAATTTGCACCAGATGAAAGATAATAACATATTTAAGGATTTGGATGAACTAATCAATGAGGGAACCACTTTTGCAAAAGGCCGCTTGACCAGA GAGACATTTCTCAAGAGAATTGGACAGAAACACCCAATTTACAATTTTTCCAGAGTGCTGTCTATAAAATGTTTGCATTCAATATTTAATCAGGAGATGATCTGTGCCATCTTCGAGTCTCTTTTGTCCTGCAGAGATGAATTAACCGATTACGTGCAGTCTGCTTGTGATCTATTACTG GTAATTGCAATGGTGTTTCCATCATTATTCCGAGGCTCAGAGGAGTACTTGCTTAAGTTGTTCTCAGAAGAATCAGTCCTGATAAATGTGAAGACTCTCCAGATGTTGGCAGATTTGGCAAAATCTACACACTATTTTTCTACTAATTTTAG CAATGTTGTCTACCCATTATTGGAGCAAAAGTGCATTGAAGGTACTCGTGCTGAATCAAAATATGCTATCACTGCAATTGCTTCACTGCACTCCTCAGATGATAAGAAATTTGCTAGATTATTTGAG AAAGTTATTACTGGGCTCAATGATGATCACAATGTTCCAACACTATTACAGTCCTTGGGCTCAATATTGGAGAATTCCCCTTCTGTCTATGAGTTGTACGAGAGGGAGATCATCACTTTGTTTCAAGATATTTTGTCGCCAGCTGAAGTAGGTATTTTG TTCATTTCAACATCTGGACAGTCATCCCTTGATGACCCATGCTGTGCCTCTTGCAAGCGGAAG ATTTATTGTCTCAAAGCACTTGTCAGAAGTTGTTTACCCAGAAGTACTGCACGTGCTCGAATTAACAATATTCTGGGGAAGCTGTTGAAATATGAGAAGGGTCTCTTCGATGACATTGCTCTATG TGAAAATGATCATCCATATCTGAAACTGGCCGCTGGAAAATCTGTTCTGCAATTAGCTACAAGATGGGATTCACATATTTCACCAGAATTATTTCGTAACACACTTCTCATAGCAAGG GATCCTTCATATAATGTTCGCAAGTCATTTATTTGCAAACTTTATGGCCTCTTGAAGAAACGTGCAATCCCGTTTAGATATGCATGTGCTTTTGCACTAACATCAACAGATTGCTTCAGAGATATCCGCACTGAA TCGGCAAGTTACTTAAGTGAGGTGCTGAAGGAGCAAAGAAGGTTTTTTGTTCATCAGAACAGAGCAAACAAAGAGTCCATCGTGGACAACCCAGCATATGCTGTGGTTTTTTTGATTCATACTCTAGCATATGATGGGACGCTCCCTTCCAATTACTATGTAGACGAGAGTAGCTTTCCTGAACTTTGCAG CCCACTTTGTGTGATGTTGAGAGAACTAGTTGAAATAGATAGTTCTAGCAGAACTGAGCATGGTCCCACAGCCAGTTTTGTATCAGTTCTGTCAGGGATTCTCCGTGGTATTCAGAAGGCTGAGGATCCGACTGATTCTGATATAACTCCT ACACTGCATGTTCTCTCAAAAATCAGCTTGCTTATTGTAAAAGAACTTGATAAGCATTGCAAGATGTCTGATTCTCCACGCCATATTCTCTTGCCCTCATCTTACTATAGATTGTCTGGGAGTGAGAGAAAATCAGAT GAATGTTGCCAAGAAAATTTTATTAGTGATAAGCTTGTAAAGAGAATTCTTAAAGCTCATGAACCTTATAACCATAAT GACAATACTAAATGCTCTGTTGTTTCTGAGAGGGTATCAAATGAATCTGCTCCTGAAAGGAAAGCTTGCTCCTCATTAAACAAATCAGTGGGACAGAAGGTAGGTGGTGGTGATAAAGGCAAAAGGAACAAACGTTTGGCATCTGGGAAAGCTGTGTCCAAGAAAAAGGATCAGAATACTAATAATAGCTTGGATAAAGAAAATGTGTCATCTTGTGGTTCCGCTGGCACAAAGGTGTCATCTCCAGGCTCCTTGGGTTTAGCTAAGGAAGCTGATTCTGGAAATTGTGTCTCCCTTTTGGATAACCGGAACCATCCTATGAGTAGGTGCTCTACTGGGGAGACTAGGACCTCAAAGGCAAATCACAACAACTGTAGGCAAACCGCG GACGCCTCCCATTTTAATCTCAGAGAATG TTCCTTCAAGAAAGATCATAGCAAGGGTTTATCTGAAGCCCAGAAGCATGAAAAGTCGCTTCCTGGATCTTTGATTATATG TGATATTGAAGATGTTGAAGATGTTGGTGATTGCGATGACAACTTTGTGAAAGCACCGTTATCAAACAACATAACAG CTAACCTTAAGAAAAAGGGTAAGAGAGCATTAGAGGTGGCGAATTTGCAGAACAGCTCTGATTTAACTGATGTTGTCACAAAGGATAAC GTTCGACGGATTAGAGCAAGAAAGGTGCCAGTGTAA